A window of Branchiostoma floridae strain S238N-H82 chromosome 9, Bfl_VNyyK, whole genome shotgun sequence genomic DNA:
ccattgttagccactgggctgctgaaggctgttaccgtccgactgtcaaatcgcgcgcgcgcgcggccagattacagtctcgcgagacctaCCGCTAGAGATTGGAGGGTCCCGTATTAATATCCACAAAACATGCTgttgaatcatttttggtatgttttgtgCTGTATTTTATATCATCCTTTTCATTCCccatttaactacatgtacccgGCCGGGttctttgtggaaatgtgatgttagcCCTATGTGTAAATGTTGTTATGTTTTCAAATTGAGAACATAACTTGAAAAGCCTGTTATCTTTTTGTCTCCCCACTATGTTTCAAACAGAGGTGCGAGATATGGGTGTCGGCTACTACGCCTTCTCAAAGGAAGAGACGGAGCGACAGAAACAGATGGAAACCCTCAGTATGCTGCGGGAGGAGGTGTGTAGGAGTCTCACTCACTTGTAGTAGATGTCCCTTTTTCAATCAAACCATTTTGTAGTGATagaggggggccccaaagcccttttccgtagagcgtaatcggcagttttaattctacgtactacgtAGCGGGACcactcgaattcaacgtagagcgtaatcggtgcattttgcgtcgagcgatattggcccctttaatttaacgtattacttagaagctaaccggattttaccgtacaacgtaattcatattaatttttcgtcaatcgtaatcaaagtttcattaaacttaactagtctaccggcaaattttacccgcgaaaatgctgaaaattgcgtttcaaagggtccagatttcaaaatttcgccggacatttcttgctatggctcaacacttcggcactggacatggtgaaaatatgttgcgggagcgttgtcccccaactagtagaaatctttgTACCGACCTTAGCTAtatagcttagttaacaagcaaaacgtgccccttaaatgcaggaaatggcatttcagagggtcgagatttcaatttttctccgggcgccgggcggccTTTGCCAAGGCTTGCGACAGGTTGGGCCTCCGGCGttcacgactctccggcgctcgtctccctcaaagacgtttctctgacagaaatgtcattacattgagcatagggtctgtcagcaaaatttatccctcaaaatgcaggaaatggtgtttcagagggtaaaaatttccaaattttcccgtacctaccttgcgatagttcgactgttcgtgctttcggcactcaaaatctgaaaatgatgtttgggggcgttgcccagcttaaagctaaaaccatcTTATCggatgctatttaacttagcttagtctgtgagcaaaatttgcccttcaaaatgcataaaatggcgGTTCAGAGGGTtaggatttcacaatattcccgggggagcatgcccccggacgccctaggattgtcgcgcctccgctttcggtgctacaagtgctgaaaattacgtcacatgagaaatttgctgtcgccgcctttggccagcaagagaagttaagttttaatcttattgatggaattatcagtttcctttagatctcatcttcacatgttctgccgtcggcggagttcagccaaaagacaataaatatttgcataaggcattatgaaatttcgtaatttagcgtagagcgtaataaagtgtccataatttagcgtattacgtagccggtcctcccgaatttagcgtagagcgttgtcggtacccccccttgggggccctcataGAGTAATACTAGTAGGTTATAGATGACAGTGTTGGAATTTGAGAAATGATACAGAACTGATCACACTttgcccgaaatacttttttcagtcTGAGTCAGGTTGCGCCAttaacatttcaggttgccccactttcaagttgttactttcttcaagtcAGCTACTTaaacattatcttttcttccagttatttgtagatatgtaatatgttttatgttatcacaATAAAAACCAAGGTTATGCACGTAGGTGGGGAAAAgcggtgttccaactgcaaaatttcaggttgctcagtgtgtaacctgggtttaaaatttagttgcgccaagcaaaatgtggttgcattttcaagtgggcaagtgggtattttgagcactggaTCAAAAATATCTAGAATTTAGATATCATTTAGCCTTTTTTATTGCCAGCTCCTGATCCATGACTTAATTTCAAATCAATGTTGCAAATATGTCCTCTCTTCTTCCAGTTCCATGCCAACTTCATTAATTTGAATACTGTGTCTTCGAGCTtaacttttgaaatattctccaagcagatccatcAGGGGCAAAGGCAAAATCCAAAGGGCTAAATCCCCAAGATGTGCAAGCAGTACTGATTCAGAAACAGAGTTGGACAGGTAGCCGGAAACACAGCATCTTTCTTCCTAAGAGCCAAGTGCACAAATTACAATAATTGTCTTATCAATTTTTCCTGTATTAAAATCAGACCCAGGACCAGAGGGTGAAGAGAGAGAAGTTGAAGGAGAAGAGAAGAGCAGCTCTACAGGCCAGGCTGGCTAAGGTGAAGCAGAGGAAGGCAAAGAGactgaagggggaggggggcgagatggAGGATGAAGGTCAAGGTAGGTCAAACTTCTGCATGAACATTGACATAGATTTATGTGTGATTTTGACCTGTAACAATTATAagaatcaaatacatgtattagaccCATCCAGTAGATACTGTTATTCTGAGTTAAAGtaatacaacagttactgtagagaAATATATTTACTAAACTGTTCATTGAACCCCTATTGTGTTCATGTCATGAACTAGAATCATGTAGTCCCCATAAACTACATATTTCCCCagtatacactgtatatatttTCCCTGCATGATGAATAAAGACTAAACTTCACACTAAGGACTAAATTTTCGGCTGACGTGTCCGTAGCAATTGATCAAAAGTGACAGGTAACCCGtctctatacatgtactttgcaagCTTCCTttactcctcttgcaaagaaatCTGGCTTGGAAAATTtagtttactacatgtatgtcccaacTCTTCCAAGTGTTGTTTACGTCCATGTAATAATAAGTCTTTATTCATAATGTTATtgaccaacacagatgaactttcatgctaactgTTCTTCTTGTTGTGGTGCCCTTGAAGATGGCAgccctgaccttggtgctgaaacagaGGACCAGGAGGTTCAGAAGGAgcctgaacctgaacctctgCAGAGGGACGAGACATGGAGGCAGTCTGCACCTCTCAGGGAGTGGGACAAGGGAAAAGGTACGTACTGGTGTTTTTTAACTCAGTAGACACCATGCAACAAGATCCTATGGTCACTTCAAGGTGTTGTGGTCGTTAGACCAAGTTCGACTGTATGGACCCCTAATTTGGGCAAGTCTATGACAAACCTGTGGGACTGAAATGGAAAATGGGAAAGTTCAAATGAAGTAcgtagcgctagttcacctttatccgctggtaACCTATAatcgttgtttctaaaaacaaggtatttatgGACATCATGTCGACGGTTTAAAACTGTACAATTGTGAAAATGTCGCAATTTGAAACCGCCATCCTTTAGCTTGATGCCCCTAAATGCCCTCTGCTtagagacaacggatataggttaccctgcggataaaggtgaattatcGTTACCTCTTCATCACCAATCTTGAACACATCTTGAGCTGGTTAGATTCAAATTGATGATGAGTTACAAATTTCATTGTCAATtctttttggtctaaaattgaatttgatcCCTGGCAAACATCCCATTGAAAATCCTACTTAAGATTTGAAAACAGTGTTCTCAGGAAAATTGGGTGACATTAGGACTTGTAGGGATGATGTTGAAAACAGCAGTGTATGTCTGAATACCGGGTAGTGAATAGTTGTTGTTCAATTTTGCAGCCTCAATGTTGACTTATTTTTCTTCTTGCCTGgagccaaaaatcaattgagATGTGAATTTTCCCATCTTGCGTATACACATGGGTTTGCATGGGGGATCCTTTGTTTGCATGGGGAATTCATGGAATAAAAATTTGGTCTTTCTCAGAAAATCACACCACCTTCTAGCATTGAGTTCCCTTTAAATACAGACTGCAGTGTATTTTTACTCTctatataaatatgtacaatCACGTTTATATAGAATGCTTTTTATGTGCATTACGCAACCTTCATTCTGTTAAATGACAGTTTGTTCTTatccttcagaaaaaaaatttccgtggatcaaaacaaaggaagaacTGGAAGATGAGAGGCCGTCAGAATTCGCACCACCAAAGGAGTACTACGAATCATCCCCATCCAAACAGCAAGCTCTGGCACAGAAGCAGAAAATTCCTTGGAAAAAGAAACCAGCAACAGCAACTAATGCTAATATGGATAGAACATCTGAATCATCTTCACAAGAAACAACTATGACCCAGCCAACACAACAACCCCCACAGCCAACAATACAATATCCCCCTTTCCCTCCTCCTCCCCCCACAATGCATGGTGTATTTCCCCCACCATTTATGCAAGGTTGGCCTCCCTACCCCCCACCTCCACCACCTATGCCCTTTGACCCTTCAACTTTACCAGGTAACCCAAACCCGTCACCATATGCCGCTGCTTCAAGTTTCGCTTCAAATACGACGAGTCAGGCGGAAACAACACCTCGGACTTCTACTAATTCCGCCTCTCAACATGACACATTGGATAGCGCCCTttcatatttcagaaaaaatgccAACTGAGAATTTGGAAATGTAACATGACCATAATTCTGCTTTGGCCACGATTCTTCATGTTTCCTAACATGTTACCTAACCAGTACCATTTAGTGACTTTCACTGCTTTTGTTTAATGTAATTCTAGTCTCAGGCCAGTCAGCTAAGATTGTGCGTTGtattatgtcaatgaaggttagacattcaggaaTAAGATGCAAAAGATACATGAGCTCAAGAAGCTAGATTAGCTTTGGGTCAGATTCATAAGTACCTTTTAcgagtcactgacaaaaggtagttgATACTACCAAAAACATCATACCGTTTGGAAAACTATTCAGTTGCCTGTGTAACTGTTACCATACATACTGGTAAGATTGTGTGACGTATGTAACATGTACTATGTAAAATTGTAATAAACCGTACAAAGTGTCACAGAATTCAGTGGTTCGACTATTAGTTTATTGGAGTCAAACTGCTCTAGCCATGTAAAATGTTACAGCTACTCTTCCAAGACTACAGTTCttagcaaccacctggccattacgaccgaaAATTTCCCCctttgacgtaagcattaagcgacctcttcacaatGACCACCTGGTCAACGTAACTGCGACCGCCAAAACTTGGGACCAAATCCCTTAACAACcgtgtcattttcaaatcttgaggtgtcatgcattttcaatgataactagggtgattttgtgccgaatttggccagtttgtgtcggattttgactaccattacgatattatgtttttaaaaaatatggctgcggatgcacgtgcgtgtgcttgcaatttgccattaaacacaacggaaaccattcaAACTATGCATCGGGTATGTTTTGCACTGTCCCCcgagtggtcgtcttgggcaggtttgactgtacctactTTAGATTCAGATGTATTTCAATAAAGGGTGCCAAGGGTATAGAAACTGGTTTTCTCTATAACTCCCTGACTAATATGGCACTATCCCAGGGGAAATGATATGTTACCTGACCAACCCTAGCCTTTTTCTGAGATCACTCCTCCAAAGGGCATAAAATGTTCGATCTGACAGCTGAGTGACAGTGATTCAAGAAAGAATTCCAAATTTTCAGACTTCCACTATATTTATCTGTCAGAAGATGTAGTAAACATTGcacttctttgttcagttttgtaACATACTTGCTGTATACAATATTAATGTGCAATGTGATCTACTATGACCCAAAAGGGAGCCCTTTAATGCAAATTcataacaaataaagaaacaggAAAATTATACAAACATGGGATTGAACAAACGACAAATTATTTATTatacaaaataaagtatccatCAATTCAAGGTCAATAAATGATACAAAGATCTTAGGCaaactcaaaagaataacaGGATTGGTCTATTGTTTTCCAAACAGTGTTTTTACAGTACCAGTAAAAGTATTTTGTATCATAATCTCATGTCTTCATTCCTCATCGGGACAGGGTTGACTATGTGGACTCCTTGGGCCGGTCCCGCAGCTGTATGAAGAAAGACTTAGCCACTTTACAGGACATGGACAGGAAATTGGGACCGGAGCACAGGTACGGTTTTGAGTCAAGggttttgtatatatttttttaagcaagtTGTCAAACTGCTAAtgttagggatgtccctgtagctcaactggtagcagcctcatagttgagctcctggttccaatgaGTTGGTAAAGGGGGACCCCAGTTTATCTATACAATATTGTTAATATTATAAAACTGATACTTCAGGCATACCATCCTGCAATTTACAAATGATGTGTTAAGCAATAGATTTCCCTATAGCAAGAGGGACACAGTCATTCTGTAAAAAAAGTTCATATATATGCAGCATTTTGGTTCTAACTACTCAACCTCTGTTCCATCTGTTCCTCAAGCTCAAAGTAGAAAATTGCTTTTGAGTAATCACCAAGGTCTCTACAGGCAGTGCACAGATTGTTAAGTACAACTGCAATgttaggatgtgcagtgttctcaccatagataggctgcatcatctgtagtgactgttcataatataTGATTGCCTTTCTATGATCACCAAGGttcctccaggcaccacccaagttgttaagtgtgTTTGCTAtgccaggatgtgcagtgtcctcaccatagataatcctgttcatctgtagtgattgttcatagtagctaatggcctttctgtgatcaccgaggTTCCTCCAGGcgacacccaagttgttaagtgagtctgcaatgtcaggatgttcagtaTCCTCACCATAGGTAATcctcttcatctgtagtgattgttcatagtagctaatggcctttctgtgatcaccgaggTTCCTCCAGGcgacacccaagttgttaagtgagtctgcaatgtcaggatgttcagtatcctcaccatagataatcctcttcatctgtagtgattgttcatagtagctgatggcctttctgttaTCACCAAGGTAATTCCAGGCaccacccaagttgttaagtgtgtttgcaatgtcaggatgtgtagtatcctcaccatagataatcctcttcatctgtagtgattgttcatagtagctgatagcctttctgtgatcaccaaggttactccaggcgACACCCAAATTGTTAAGTGAGtctgcaatgtcaggatgtgcagtgtcctcaccatagataatcctgttcatctgtagtgattcttcatagtagctgatggcctttctgcGATCACCAAGGGTCCTCCAGGCactacccaagttgttaagtgactttgcaatgtcaggatgtgcagtgttctcaccatagataatccgcCTCctctgtagtgattgttcatagtagctgatggccttcctgtgatcaccaaggtaactccaggcggcacccaagttgttaagtgagtctgcaatgtcaggatgtgcagtatcctcaccatagataatcctgTTCATCTTTAGTGATTGTTCATAGTAgttgatggcctttctgtgatcaccaaggtgacTCCAgacggcacccaagttgttaagtgagtctgCAAAGGCAGGATGTGCAgtatcctcaccatagataatcctcttcatctgtagtgattgttcatagtagctgatggcctttctgtgatcaccaagggtCCTGTGGGCGACACCCAAGTTGCTAAGTGAGTTTGCAAtggcaggatgtgcagtgttctcaccatagataatcctgttcatctgtagtgattgttcatagtagctgatggcctttctgtgatcaccaaggtaaCTCCAGGCaccacccaagttgttaagtgagtctgcaatgtcaggatgtgcagtgttctcaccatagataatccgcctcatctgtagtgattgttcatagtagctgatggcctttctgtgatcaccaaggtccgTCCAGgcattacccaagttgttaagtgagtctgCAATGTTAGGACGTGCTGTGTtatcaccatagataatcctcttcatctgtagtgactgttcatagaagctgatggcctttctgtgatcaccaaggtcactccaggcggCACCCAGGTTATTCATTAAATCTGCAATGGcaggatgtgcagtgccctCCCCATAGATATGGTGCACTGTCTGCAGTGACTGCTCAAAATAACTAACAGCCTTTCTATGATCACCAAGTTTCACCCAAGTGTAACCTAAGGCAGAGAGTGCATTGGCTACATCAATGTGTGGGGTGTTTTCACCATATGTTGATATTTTATTCCGAAGTGTTTCTTCTTTGCACGTCACAGAACTTTGGTAATCACATAGACTTTCGTACACCTCTGCTTTCAGTTCTGAAGAGTTGTCAAACAAAATGGTCTGATTTTTCTGTGACTGGCTATTGCTCAGTTGTGAGATGACTTTCTTTAATGGCCTTGCCGTGTAATAGTATCTCATGAGCTGCTGTCTATTTGAGAAGTAAAATACTTTCTTCAGTTTTGCCCCAATGTCAGTATCTCTCGCTATTGATGATAAGGCTGACATGTTTTCCACCTGACCatgattgttcatgtatgtccgcagcctcatttctgctgagatactgaccatCACCATCAAGTGATGTGCGTTCTCAGCATTGACGACCCCGCCGTTTTTAAGCTCCTGAAtagtctcccagattgtggtcggttgtatgttatgaagtagcgCCCAACACgacactgcaaggcttgaaaaACGATACACTTCTTTCTTTACGTTCAACAGACTTGCACTTAGACCTTTGATTTGAAATGTTGGCACATTCTCATTAAGTATAGTGTTTGCCATTACCAATTTGAAAGGAATTGTCCCCTTATTTACTTGAAGTTGCTGAGTACAAAGAGACATGTGGTCATCGACCAAGCCCTGTTCTCCTGTGATCAAAGACACATTTCCCAGGATACTAGCAAGGTGGTAGCCTTTCTTCGAATGGAACGTTATGTCGTCTTTAAGCACCTTGGTCATATTGCTTGGTGTGTGGATAAGTCCTGTGCTGTTACTACccctgcccagtggagtcttacatgcatgtggcatggctccatcaaacgaaaacccacgtggtgtaacagagtcatagtaccagcTGTCTAATGGGTCCCCTGAGAAGAAATTATTTAGagacttaatccccatggctgggagaatggtttctcccagattGATCACTTTGAGGTGCAGATAATGTGTGAGGTTGCGGAAATACTTAGCATTATGTTCTGTTTCCCCCTCTATCAAAAtagcaaattccagatcagagtacgGAGTTACCAaccctgtggcttgtgaacccaggCCTATCAtggcatacttacagggaggggggcccatAATCTCTATACATTCATCTACAAGCCCAGCTATGAATGTTTTTCTTTGATGAACAATAGTCTCAAACAGTATCTTGATTGCTTCCACTCTCTTCTTCTCCACTTCTCTTAACTTAGGGTCATCTTCATCAAGGCTGTACGGATCTATTTCCTCATCGATCCTTTTCATTTCTCTCTCCGCACAGTCACGATCCTCTTTCAACATCAATTTATGTTTCTCTGTATCATCGATGTGTCCCTTTTGTTCAATATCCAGCACATGCTTAACAAATGATTGGGTTATGGCCTGGATTGCTTTCTCGATGTCTTCTCTTTTCGatcttaccagtgctgcattacagagtgcagcagccttggtgaaatcaCCTCCGTCttttgactggattcctctcttGAGATAGACTTCGCCCAACCTGACAGGGGCTCTGCCTCTGTATTATGTTGACCTGaaacaaaagataaagaaaaattTTTAATTGGACTCTGACTTGTCTTCGTCTGTTCGACAAAcctaaaaaaaattccacaTAAAAATTTAGATGATTTTTTATGCGTCCCTTCACGCACACTTGTGGCATCGTTGaatgtaacagtaacagttattACCTTTGCTTTCCTCCAGATACATATACTTGAGGCACAGGTACAATGGTTAAAGTTTTGAGTATCACTTCTTATTGCATTGCAACTTTTGTTTGAAATGCCTGGATggcatagcctgggtaccacccaaaaagtagttcgctccggcgttcattatatactatatacagtcgcttctaggtctgacattcattatacactatatacagtcgcttctctgtgtttctgtctgggaacgctgaccatcttaacgtcatggaatcgtccaaattttggcgctgattggtccccacatattcattagcaaattatggaatgggttcaagcgctcgttcgaaccaGTGTTCCAATACCAGAAAAGCCCCCGTCCCCTTGCACATGCGGGCGCTGGCCTGTTGTCATCGTCGAAAGTCGgaagtgctctagaacccattccctgcttcgctcattaactgacgttagcaccaaacagtttgaatgtgcatgcctgcagacggatagcagaagcaaacaaaggagcgaactactatccggatggtaccaaggctatgGATGGCAGTGATAGAGGCGAGAAATATTTAGAGGCCATatccatactgtatacaaagTGCTGTTCatcaatgcaatttttttcaaagatctCGCAATTTCTATAGATTAAAAATCATTACACTCTTTGGACTAACGTTATGTctacagaatacaacacggggtaTTCTGTATCGCCCAATGTACTTGTATGGCCCGACTGCAGGTAGGAttgcccgaaggccggagggcgatccgacccacgggagggctgggactgagggcgatacggaataccctgtgttgtattttatttatatgTCAAGTACCCAAGAAAACCTAAGTTATTTGCAAAAAAGATGTGACATAAACTGCACATGGCGTCAACAACTTCGTCAATTCAAACAAATGAATTGGGCAAAGGAACAAAACAGTTGTTCGAATTTTCGACAATTGTGCAATTAAGCGAGTCGAGTCGTTCAAATTGAACTATGGAGCCCCGAACCGTACTGTAAAATATAGATCAGTCGGAGCACCGATATGGAACATACTGTAGATATATACTgggtatgatataaaaataCTTACCTTTgacatgaacagacttgagtgcagctgcaaagCTTTTTTCTGCTCTGTCTAGGTCCCCTGTCTGTAGGGCCTTGGAACCTTCCTGCAGATGGTCTTCATATGTTCTATGTTTATAAGAAGaatatcataattaatatgcattttgaaaatctatttcaaaatgtattttcttggtGATACTTTTAAATCAGCTATCAATATTACAATAAAACAGAATACTGTAACATAAAATTGCTAAAAATGCAAAGAAATTGATATTTCAGATTTCAACTTTGCTTATTGTTGtaaatgtatattatattaGATGTACTGTTACTGTATTTGATTATATGTAACTAACCTCAAACTTTCATCATCTCCCAGTGGTGTGATATCTGTGACTTTACTCTCTTCTGAAGCATCACTATTATTTAATGTCTTTCAATAGTTTTGAACACCAATTTTGTTTGCTGCCTCCATTAAACTGTGCAAAACATGCAAAAGATAGAGATCAACGTAGTCAATTTTGAAGCTaagtcagggctctagccagcgtctgtttttctgttaattgacggaaatttgctgcgtgtgacggaaaaattttaaaaccaaaccttgacggacaaaaatccttggtggaagctacaggcggcttggggacgccgtccacggccgtaaaagccacacatgcactgtttgttttgctattgttattattgttgacgaagtgtgtcggcgcccttttgcatacaataatctcatttaaaaaaacgtttttcaaggtctcagttcagtctctgtaactcctggaatagtatcttcgtgacaatgggaattggctgacagaaaaaaaatttcgagctggctagagccctgagctAAGTGTAAGGTATCTCCACCTTTGTATGTCTGGATGGAGTTGAACATCCTGAGTAACATCAGGCTTTCTGATGTTCCCAAACTGGTGTCCGGCGGTGGGTCGTCTTTCTCTCGAGCTCATTTTTGATCCTTTTGATGTTGAGTGCTGCAAGATAATTATTTTGATTCACAATTGTCAGCAATTTTTATGCCTTGCACTCCACTACAACGTGTATACTTTATGTTAttaatatatatagaaaatacatgtatgttaatctTTTGGTAAGTCATGCTCTTTTTTTGCATTAATTCTACACTTATTGTATGCTGTATACCAGATCTTTACACATTTGATGAGTGAGGCACACACAGCCTTAACACAGCAGGAAAATCTCCTGGCCAATGGGTCTAATTATAAATAACATTTTTGTGGCAGTAGTGTACACTGGTCTTGGTCTTCTCTAAATCCTTGCACAATCATAGATTGGCTGATGGCTTATCCAATGTTACGGtaaattttcaggaaaaaaacttAAGATATCCTTGAGATAGCATTACGCTCATACACTCTCAGAGTGTATCATT
This region includes:
- the LOC118422794 gene encoding coiled-coil domain-containing protein 174-like isoform X4, encoding MDAKGKAIRVNAASIVDLKAELIRKQGEFKKEKLQPSTTAKPKVSSKQKGGIFNKSNAGVAERSQRDVEQQAEDRKNHDKSRAALEEKAKLYDQMMKGNTIPDEDGSGVFLVDFQKKVLDSVKAQAREDAGKGQSAEGERLAAEEDAGNDDIPEPSDPEEQWVDYVDSLGRSRRCMKKDLAALQDMDRKLGPEHSQGSKDLMSADMIREEQRQKWEQEEQEALSRPVGPVHYQQVRHNEVRDMGVGYYAFSKEETERQKQMETLSMLREETQDQRVKREKLKEKRRAALQARLAKVKQRKAKRLKGEGGEMEDEGQDGSPDLGAETEDQEVQKEPEPEPLQRDETWRQSAPLREWDKGKEKKFPWIKTKEELEDERPSEFAPPKEYYESSPSKQQALAQKQKIPWKKKPATATNANMDRTSESSSQETTMTQPTQQPPQPTIQYPPFPPPPPTMHGVFPPPFMQGWPPYPPPPPPMPFDPSTLPGNPNPSPYAAASSFASNTTSQAETTPRTSTNSASQHDTLDSALSYFRKNAN